Genomic window (Alnus glutinosa chromosome 9, dhAlnGlut1.1, whole genome shotgun sequence):
catgAATATAATTTCCCATGAAAAAGCCCACGTAATTGACACAAGTGCTACCATAAAATCGGAAAAGCACAACATAATATTTGTATGACACAAATGTTCGGAGACTAATTTTTTGAAGGACAAAATTTTCCTTCAAACTGacatgtaaaaatcacatattttaatgatacatcaatttaataaattagatcgGAGAACTTTTTTCCAACCCAATTTAAATAAACACTTTATTCTTCATTCAATTCACATACCTTGCCCCAAAACCCATGCATAGAAGAAGCCTTGGCCGGTAATGAATCATCGCCATTTTGGTCACTTTAGCCACCCTTGTATTCCCATTGTATCGGGCTGATGTCGTAGACTTGAAGCTAAATTTCTTCAGAAAGGTTGCCTTCCAAGACGCTGCATTTTGATCATTTACTTTGTCTCTGTCATTTACTTCTCTCGTCGATGCACTCTTGAATagaaatttctttattttctgtctCTTACTTTCCCTTATACAAGGCTCACCACTTTCTCTAGCATTCTCTCTTGCTTCCAAATTGGGCTTGGTGGGCAATTCATGGTCTATTTTCACAAGCCTTACTTGTCTAGCAAATGACAACCCCCTGGGCTCCTCCAACTTCTTTGGGCTTTGGCGTACTTGAGCCGAGCTATTGGGCTCCCTTAGCATAGTTGAGCTCAAACCCACTGAGTCATTGGACACCTGTTTTTGTTTGGTGGTCCGAAATGGCGAAAGCGACCGAGCCCGTCTATGGTTGTTGCCGTCTCgtgtttttcctctcttttcctCCCTAACATTCTCCAACGCCACCACGAAAGGATCAAAATCATCGTTCCACAAGCTCCGGCGAGAAAACGAGAGCTTAAGAACCGAACTCGGGGACCGAGGGGAAGACGCCGAGGAGCTTCGGTTGCCGCCACTCTTGTTGTTGAGATTCTGAAGACGCGGTGGAAGTTTGAGAGGAGGTGTGAGTGGGAGGACTCTGCCATCACAAAAGAGCTCATCAGCAAATGCCATAGCAGTAGGAAGGGAATCCCCACGCTCT
Coding sequences:
- the LOC133878394 gene encoding uncharacterized protein LOC133878394; the protein is MERPKDFSYVGNQESNMYFYSVPTSPTGRGLSALFGFETEPPSPRTYEDANSSFGDDFEFETSRRFNVETSQNFENPFDHRQQQQQQQKQQVERGDSLPTAMAFADELFCDGRVLPLTPPLKLPPRLQNLNNKSGGNRSSSASSPRSPSSVLKLSFSRRSLWNDDFDPFVVALENVREEKRGKTRDGNNHRRARSLSPFRTTKQKQVSNDSVGLSSTMLREPNSSAQVRQSPKKLEEPRGLSFARQVRLVKIDHELPTKPNLEARENARESGEPCIRESKRQKIKKFLFKSASTREVNDRDKVNDQNAASWKATFLKKFSFKSTTSARYNGNTRVAKVTKMAMIHYRPRLLLCMGFGARYVN